The Impatiens glandulifera chromosome 3, dImpGla2.1, whole genome shotgun sequence genome contains a region encoding:
- the LOC124932481 gene encoding phosphatidylinositol/phosphatidylcholine transfer protein SFH3-like produces the protein MSIIMSGPLERPPKLGLEKSDMSTSEDEKKKSLGSLKKKALNASARFRRSVTKRSKRQSRVTFEMELDTEELQAVDAFRQTLILEELLPAKHDDYHMMLRFLKARKFDVEKAKQMWADMLKWRKDFGSDTIMKDFKFEEKDEILQYYPHGHHGVDKDGRPVYIEQLGKVDATKLLQVTSLDRYVKYHVQEFERTFSVKFPACSAASKRHIDQSTTILDVQGVGLKHFNKTARELIQCLQKIDGDNYPETLCRMYIINAGSGFRLLWSTVKSFLDPKTTAKIQVLGNKYQSKLLEIIDASELPEFLGGKCTCADKGGCMRSDKGPWNDPEILKKINNDDAKYSTKICIPDMDNCSKTERSNSKAAKRSDSFRSGRFSNGENMQSILPNRIPREQIVHPLLSPVHEEFGSGFPDSFNTPMVDKAVDASWPKKNEQNEKFNNISKADCYNPVKPYQAGGLSNQLIGGVMTVVVGVFAMVRMSRNIPKRLTDSSFYSNSVFGVESNEVKQQPQENAISQAEYFTALKRMAELEEKVTVLNNKPAIMPPEKEAILTAALTRVDALEHELSATKKALEDALVKQEELLAFVEKKMKKKKKRFFIC, from the exons ATGAGTATCATTATGTCCGGACCTCTTGAGAGGCCGCCTAAACTCG GACTAGAGAAATCAGACATGAGTACATCagaagatgagaagaagaaatcaCTTGGGTCTCTCAAGAAAAAGGCATTGAATGCCTCAGCCAGATTTAGGCGTTCTGTGACAAAGAGGAGCAAGAGACAGAGCAGAGTTACATTTGAAATGGAGCTTGATACGGAAGAATTGCAAGCTGTGGATGCATTTAGACAAACTCTTATTTTGGAAGAACTTCTTCCAGCAAAGCATGATGACTATCATATGATGCTTAG ATTTTTGAAGGCGAGGAAATTTGACGTGGAGAAAGCAAAACAAATGTGGGCAGATATGCTCAAATGGAGGAAGGACTTTGGCTCTGATACAATCATGAAG GATTTTAAGTTTGAAGAAAAAGATGAGATTCTACAATACTACCCTCATGGACACCACGGAGTTGACAAAGATGGAAGGCCTGTTTATATTGAACAACTGGGAAAAGTTGACGCAACCAAGCTTCTTCAAGTCACATCCTTGGATCGTTATGTGAAATATCATGTACAAGAATTTGAGAGGACATTTTCTGTCAAGTTCCCTGCTTGTTCAGCTGCTTCCAAAAGACACATTGATCAAAGCACAACTATTCTGGATGTTCAAGGAGTG GGGCTGAAACATTTCAATAAGACTGCTAGAGAACTCATCCAGTGCCTTCAAAAAATTGATGGTGACAATTACCCTGAG ACCTTGTGCCGCATGTACATCATTAATGCAGGTTCTGGATTTAGGCTTCTGTGGAGCACAGTGAAGTCCTTCTTGGATCCCAAGACAACTGCAAAGATTCAG GTGCTTGGCAACAAATATCAGAGCAAACTGCTTGAAATTATTGATGCTAG TGAGCTTCCTGAGTTCTTGGGTGGTAAGTGCACTTGTGCTGACAAAGGTGGGTGTATGCGATCTGATAAAGGTCCATGGAATGATCCAGAGATACTTAAG AAGATAAATAATGACGATGCTAAATATTCCACCAAGATCTGTATCCCAGACATGGACAATTGTTCTAAGACTGAAAGGAGTAATTCAAAG GCTGCCAAGAGAAGCGACTCCTTTCGATCAGGAAGATTTTCCAATGGGGAAAATATGCAATCAATCCTCCCTAACAGGATTCCAAGAGAGCAAATTGTACATCCATTGCTCTCTCCGGTCCATGAAGAA TTTGGCTCTGGATTTCCTGATAGCTTCAACACTCCAATGGTTGACAAAGCTGTGGATGCAAGCTGGCCTAAAAAGAATgaacaaaatgagaaatttaataacatttctAAAG CTGATTGTTATAATCCAGTAAAACCGTATCAAGCCGGAGGACTAAGCAACCAACTAATTGGTGGTGTAATGACAGTTGTAGTTGGAGTTTTTGCGATGGTCCGTATGAGTCGCAATATACCCAAAAGGCTAACTGATTCAAGTTTCTATTCAAACTCAGTATTTGGCGTCGAATCAAATGAAGTCAAGCAGCAGCCACAAGAAAATGCTATCTCTCAGGCTGAATATTTTACTGCGTTAAAGAGGATGGCTGAATTGGAGGAAAAAGTTACTGTTCTTAACAACAAACCGGCTATTATGCCACCTGAAAAAGAGGCTATTTTAACTGCTGCTTTGACCCGGGTTGATGCCTTAGAACATGAGCTTTCCGCTACCAAAAAG GCACTTGAAGACGCACTTGTTAAGCAAGAAGAACTGTTGGCATTTGTTgagaaaaagatgaagaaaaagaagaagagatttttCATTTGCTAA